A genome region from Geminicoccus roseus DSM 18922 includes the following:
- a CDS encoding ABC transporter ATP-binding protein translates to MLSTASVRFENVTKAYGEVVAVRGIDFAVEAGTLVTLLGPSGCGKTTTLRMIAGLELATSGRILIGGQDVTHLPATARDVAMVFQSYALFPHMTVRENVGYGLSVSGRPKAEVRERAEQALETVGLAGYGDRLPAELSGGQQQRVAVARAIVLVPQVLLFDEPLSNLDTKLRRRVREELRDLQKRLGITSIYVTHDQEEALAVSDRIIVMNQAVIAQTGTPRQLYEEPASRFVADFIGDANLLPAEITASDGERAAVRLGASTLDLPARGLKPGACTLAIRPHAIRVHPGQEPGGNQMTVRHAIYLGSHLEYELEGRMGQLFATVPVADRIIPPGERAWVTFDERSVALVPA, encoded by the coding sequence ATCTTGAGCACCGCCAGCGTCCGTTTCGAGAACGTCACCAAGGCGTATGGCGAGGTCGTGGCCGTGCGCGGCATCGACTTCGCCGTGGAGGCCGGCACCCTGGTCACCCTGCTGGGCCCGTCCGGCTGCGGCAAGACCACCACCTTGCGGATGATCGCCGGGCTGGAGCTGGCGACGTCGGGGCGGATCCTGATCGGCGGCCAGGACGTCACCCATCTGCCCGCCACCGCCCGCGACGTGGCGATGGTGTTCCAGTCCTACGCCTTGTTCCCGCACATGACCGTGCGCGAGAATGTCGGCTACGGCCTGTCGGTGTCGGGGCGGCCGAAAGCGGAAGTGCGCGAGCGCGCCGAGCAGGCTTTGGAGACGGTGGGCCTGGCCGGCTATGGCGACCGGCTGCCGGCCGAGCTCTCCGGCGGCCAGCAGCAGCGGGTCGCGGTGGCCCGCGCCATCGTGCTGGTGCCGCAGGTGCTCCTGTTCGACGAGCCGCTTTCCAACCTCGACACCAAGCTGCGCCGCCGGGTGCGCGAGGAGCTGCGCGACCTGCAGAAGCGCTTAGGCATCACCTCGATCTACGTCACCCACGACCAGGAGGAGGCCCTGGCGGTCTCCGACCGGATCATCGTGATGAACCAGGCGGTGATCGCCCAGACCGGCACCCCCCGCCAGCTCTACGAGGAGCCGGCGTCGCGCTTCGTGGCCGACTTCATCGGCGACGCCAACCTCCTGCCCGCCGAGATCACCGCCAGCGACGGCGAGCGCGCCGCGGTGCGCCTGGGCGCCTCGACCCTGGACCTGCCGGCCCGCGGCCTCAAGCCCGGCGCCTGCACCCTGGCGATCCGCCCCCACGCGATCCGGGTCCATCCCGGCCAGGAGCCCGGCGGCAACCAGATGACGGTGCGCCACGCCATCTATCTGGGCAGCCACCTGGAATACGAGCTGGAAGGCCGGATGGGCCAGCTGTTCGCCACCGTGCCGGTGGCCGACCGGATCATCCCGCCGGGCGAGCGGGCCTGGGTGACCTTCGACGAGCGCTCGGTGGCGCTGGTGCCGGCCTGA
- a CDS encoding ABC transporter permease yields MKSRHDTTLIGWLLVGWCGFLLLPWYAQDDGFFALDWLNAGFLADRDYAPALVQALWHGRIWLLPLVVPLVLPLLALSPGATPRRRADWLILAGVLGLVWLAVQGMAVTHRGPADWLAPLVPERSRQYGVGAGAVLVALSFLFTLTNGLAARGAVKGDRFVAGSIGLVVAVVALFVFLPVGMVLVGALQDSEGAFAPAFFVAQFSDARIWGVACIYSELRCGVAWNSFLLAVLTGLSTTLLGLAFALIATRTAFPFKRSLRVLTVLPIITPPFVIGLAIILLFGRNGTITQFVSDLFGIAPGRWIYGLPGVWFAQTLAFTPIAFLVLIGVVEGVSPSMEEAAQTLRADGWTTFKTVSLPLMRPGLANAFLLGFIESLADFGNPLVLSGNFDVLSTEIFFAMVGAQHDPGRAAVMALVLLGFTLLAFWAQQRWLGRRNYTTVTGKGDGGVPLQLVPPLRWTLYAVTMPWAALTIMLYALILMGGLVEFWGRDYTPTLRHMVAAFGVTTGEHGLVWSGTAWNSFGTTIAIALIASVPTAIIGLLTGWLLVRQDFGMKRSFEFGTMLSFAIPGTVIGIAYILAFNVPPIEITGTGIILVISFVFRNMPVGVRAGIASMSQLDKSLDEASLTLRASSFTTMRRIILPLLRPAILAALVYSFVRAMTAISAVVFLVSAQYEMATTYILGRVENGEYGVAVAYASVLILVMLVVIGIFQLLVGERRLGRRRAGPVAAPVGAAS; encoded by the coding sequence ATGAAGTCGCGCCACGACACGACGCTCATCGGTTGGCTGCTGGTCGGCTGGTGCGGCTTCCTGCTGCTTCCCTGGTACGCCCAGGATGACGGCTTCTTCGCCCTGGACTGGCTGAACGCCGGCTTCCTGGCCGACCGGGACTATGCCCCGGCGCTGGTCCAGGCCCTGTGGCACGGCCGGATCTGGCTCCTGCCGCTCGTCGTCCCGCTGGTCCTGCCGCTCCTGGCACTCTCCCCCGGCGCCACCCCGCGGCGCCGGGCGGACTGGCTGATCCTGGCCGGCGTGCTGGGGCTGGTCTGGCTGGCGGTGCAGGGCATGGCCGTCACCCATCGCGGCCCGGCCGACTGGCTGGCGCCGCTCGTCCCGGAGCGCTCCCGGCAGTACGGGGTCGGGGCAGGGGCGGTCCTGGTCGCGTTGAGCTTCCTGTTCACCCTGACCAACGGCCTGGCCGCGCGGGGTGCCGTGAAGGGCGACCGGTTCGTCGCCGGCTCGATCGGGCTGGTGGTGGCGGTGGTGGCGCTGTTCGTGTTCCTGCCGGTCGGCATGGTGCTGGTCGGCGCCCTGCAGGACAGCGAGGGCGCCTTCGCCCCGGCCTTCTTCGTCGCCCAGTTCTCCGATGCGCGGATCTGGGGCGTCGCCTGCATTTATTCTGAGCTGCGCTGCGGGGTCGCCTGGAACTCCTTCCTGCTGGCGGTGCTGACCGGCCTGTCCACCACGCTGCTGGGCCTGGCCTTCGCCCTGATCGCCACCCGCACCGCCTTCCCGTTCAAGCGCTCGCTGCGCGTGCTCACCGTGCTGCCGATCATCACCCCGCCGTTCGTGATCGGCCTGGCGATCATCCTCCTGTTCGGCCGCAACGGCACCATCACCCAGTTCGTGTCCGACCTGTTCGGCATCGCGCCCGGCCGCTGGATCTACGGCCTGCCGGGCGTCTGGTTCGCCCAGACCCTGGCCTTCACCCCGATCGCCTTCCTGGTCCTGATCGGGGTGGTGGAAGGGGTGAGCCCGTCCATGGAGGAGGCGGCCCAGACCCTGCGCGCCGACGGCTGGACCACCTTCAAGACCGTGTCCCTGCCGCTGATGCGCCCAGGCCTGGCCAACGCCTTCCTCCTGGGCTTCATCGAGAGCCTGGCCGATTTCGGCAACCCCTTGGTGCTGAGCGGCAATTTCGACGTGCTCTCCACCGAGATCTTCTTCGCGATGGTGGGCGCCCAGCACGATCCCGGCCGCGCCGCAGTGATGGCCCTGGTGCTGCTGGGCTTCACCCTGCTGGCGTTCTGGGCGCAGCAGCGCTGGCTCGGCCGGCGCAACTACACCACCGTGACCGGCAAGGGCGACGGCGGCGTGCCGCTGCAGCTGGTGCCGCCGCTGCGCTGGACCCTCTACGCGGTCACCATGCCCTGGGCGGCGCTCACCATCATGCTCTACGCCCTGATCCTGATGGGCGGCCTGGTGGAGTTCTGGGGCCGCGACTACACCCCGACCCTGCGCCACATGGTGGCCGCGTTCGGCGTCACCACCGGCGAGCACGGCCTGGTCTGGTCCGGCACCGCCTGGAACAGCTTCGGCACCACGATCGCGATCGCCCTGATCGCTTCGGTGCCCACCGCCATCATCGGCCTGCTCACCGGCTGGCTGCTGGTGCGCCAGGATTTCGGCATGAAGCGCAGCTTCGAGTTCGGCACCATGCTGAGCTTCGCCATCCCCGGCACGGTGATCGGCATCGCCTACATCCTGGCGTTCAACGTCCCGCCGATCGAGATCACCGGCACCGGGATCATCCTGGTGATCTCCTTCGTGTTCCGGAACATGCCGGTCGGCGTGCGCGCCGGGATCGCGTCGATGAGCCAGCTCGACAAGAGCCTGGACGAGGCGTCGCTGACCCTGCGCGCGTCGAGCTTCACCACCATGCGCCGGATCATCCTGCCGCTCCTGCGCCCCGCCATCCTGGCAGCCCTGGTCTACAGCTTCGTCCGGGCGATGACCGCGATCAGCGCGGTCGTGTTCCTGGTCTCCGCCCAGTACGAGATGGCGACCACCTACATCCTGGGCCGGGTCGAGAACGGCGAGTACGGCGTGGCCGTCGCCTACGCCTCGGTCCTGATCCTGGTGATGCTGGTCGTGATCGGCATCTTCCAGCTCCTGGTCGGCGAGCGGCGGTTGGGCCGCCGCCGCGCCGGGCCGGTGGCAGCCCCCGTGGGAGCAGCATCTTGA